Below is a genomic region from Paludicola sp. MB14-C6.
AGAATACGCTAATAACGCCTAACACTGGCATTAGTATTAAATTATAAAATTGAGCGTCTGAACGGCTCATTGCTACTCCCAAAATCGCACCAACTAGCAAAACTGCCAATCCGATTTTAACATAATATTTTTTTATTGCTTGAATTATTTTTTTATCATCCACTTGTATTTCATGTGGCAAATTTATTTGCTCTAATAAATCCCGACAGGTTTTACAAATTTGTGTGTGTTCTAATACTAACTGTTCACTTTCTTCACTTGCAACATGATCATTTACTAACGGAATTAAATCTTGACATACAGCACAAGTAATTTTATATTCATATGACATTATATCAACTCCTCCTCTTGAAGTGTCGCTTTTAACCATTTCTTGATGCGAAAATCAATAACCCTTGCTGAACTTTCTGAAATATGAAGCTTCGTTGCAATTTCATGATAAGAATATCCGTCAACACGCATTTGGAATACCTTTTGCATATTTCCATCTTTTGTTAGGAGCAATTCTTGCAAACGGGTTATGGCTTGCTTTGCTATGTATCGCTCCTCAAAACTATCTGTTACATATAATTCTAAAAGGTCATCGTATTCTAATGTTGGCTTTTGCTTTCTTAAATTTTGCAGCCATAAGTTTCTTGCAATAGAGAATAACCATGTTTTAATTGTTGAATCCCCTTTAAAGTTTGGCAATGATTTGATTGCGTTTAAAAAAGTTTCTGACAACAAGTCCTCTGAAAGGGTTGGATTATGTGTTAAACTCATGAGATAATAATAAACATCTTGTTTATTTCGTACGTACAATTCTTCTATTGGTAACACGAAATTCCCCCTTTCATATTATTAGTCACAATTAAGACAATTTTGTTACAAGGATTTGGAAATAATTTTATTTTGCAAAAATAGCGTGTCAATGACACGCTATTGATTCGTTCTATATCTTTGCTAGTTCTTCTTTTTGATAATCAATAATCTCTTGTTTGCTTTGTGGTAAATCATGACCTAGTACACCAATTGTAAAATCAATTGCTTCTAAAATTTGAATCAATTCTTCTAGTTTTACTTTATCATATTTACCATTATTGTGATAATAATCACTACAATCCACATCACCCATAAACAAAACTTTTTCTTCCGGCACATAGATAATGACTGAATCTTCACTATGTGGGCCTCCAACTCTAATAAGTTCACATGTTAAATTTCCTAAATCGATGGTAAGATGATTTTCAAAAACGACATCAGCTGTTTTTACAACAATTTGATTTCGATTCGGATATTCCACACGAATATGTGTATCGCAAAATGTAATGTCTTCACCTGTTTGTAAGCGGTGTTGCATTGCTTCTTCTGTCCATTCCCATGTTGCAACAGTTTTAAGTCGCTCATTGGTTAGTCTGCTCGCTATCGTTTTTCCTGCTATCGCATGCATTCCAAAGGTATGATCCCAGTGCCAATGCGTAATGGCAACATAGTCTGCTATTGGTAGATTTGCTTTATATAGTTCTTGTTGAAATAAATCAGTATGTTCTTTTGAATTTCCTGCATCGACAATCAAAGAACATCGCGTACCTTTGATATAACCTAAAGTTGGGCGATCCGCCTCATCTGTTGCAGGAAGATAATATATATTGTTGGTTAGTTGTTTTAGCATAATAGTGTCTCTTTCTTAAATGAATATTAGTGAATTGCTTTATTGATATAAAAGCAATCGTCCTGCCATGTTAAAGGATTAGTATCAATGTAGTTCCAGATTAGTTGATATTCATTTTCATTGCGAATAATATGGTCGTGAAAAGAACGTTGCCAGATTCGATTCTCAAATGATGGTAAAACACCATTCTTCACTAGTTTTATGTATTCAATTGTAGAATAGCGTTTAAATGATTGTATAATATCCGATAATGTAGGGGCGGATTCCATATCCGCCCGTTCTAT
It encodes:
- a CDS encoding MBL fold metallo-hydrolase, which produces MLKQLTNNIYYLPATDEADRPTLGYIKGTRCSLIVDAGNSKEHTDLFQQELYKANLPIADYVAITHWHWDHTFGMHAIAGKTIASRLTNERLKTVATWEWTEEAMQHRLQTGEDITFCDTHIRVEYPNRNQIVVKTADVVFENHLTIDLGNLTCELIRVGGPHSEDSVIIYVPEEKVLFMGDVDCSDYYHNNGKYDKVKLEELIQILEAIDFTIGVLGHDLPQSKQEIIDYQKEELAKI
- a CDS encoding REP-associated tyrosine transposase — its product is MDLPQRKRIRLVNYDYSQNNAYFITICTHNREMLFGSVGDDSISSRVIKEIFLRTIHQFSCVNSPKFVIMPNHFHAIIVIERADMESAPTLSDIIQSFKRYSTIEYIKLVKNGVLPSFENRIWQRSFHDHIIRNENEYQLIWNYIDTNPLTWQDDCFYINKAIH
- a CDS encoding RNA polymerase sigma factor, producing the protein MLPIEELYVRNKQDVYYYLMSLTHNPTLSEDLLSETFLNAIKSLPNFKGDSTIKTWLFSIARNLWLQNLRKQKPTLEYDDLLELYVTDSFEERYIAKQAITRLQELLLTKDGNMQKVFQMRVDGYSYHEIATKLHISESSARVIDFRIKKWLKATLQEEELI
- a CDS encoding zf-HC2 domain-containing protein; the protein is MSYEYKITCAVCQDLIPLVNDHVASEESEQLVLEHTQICKTCRDLLEQINLPHEIQVDDKKIIQAIKKYYVKIGLAVLLVGAILGVAMSRSDAQFYNLILMPVLGVISVFLLGKKFWISLVGIIVVSYVGEIVIYVLFTRTIEWKYLFTAPLTMMVIYLVLTAVGIIIGGLLKFAFKKEK